In Hippoglossus hippoglossus isolate fHipHip1 chromosome 15, fHipHip1.pri, whole genome shotgun sequence, the genomic stretch GGACctctgtgcatgcatgtgtttgtgcgtgtgtatcACACAGccatgaatgaatgagtgaggaGCAGATTACCGACACTACAGCCACTCCTCACTCATGTTTGTGTGCCAGACATGAAGTAACTTGATGAATGGGTTTGTACCACGGTTAGCTAGCTCTCTTCATGCCCTGCATTCCACAGCTGCATAGGATGATACGAGGCCATGTGTACACTAGTataccacatgcacacacacacagtggggtgCACGTTTTTCCATTTGGCTAGAAGTTTTGTATCCGCTGCTGTTCTTTCAGAGACGGACATGTCAACCTTCTTTTAAAGCTACACAACAGGAGGCTCAAACGCTGATCCTCTGCACATCCTTtagttaatgtttgttttgtcttatttatctgtgtgtgtgttcggaggaggggagaaaggTATGTCTCAGTGGGAAGAGAGGCTTACAGGAAGTGTGCTTATGTCCCTTTGTGACCTTGGAGCTTGTAATTCGAAACTTCCGTCTATTCAATTATGCAtatacatcaacacacacaaacacacacacctctcattTCCCTCACTCAACAGCCTATTCACACTGCAGTGTATTCAGGACTCTCCCCgctgttttattatttgctgTCATAGGCAGACATATTAATAGACTTAAATTATGcatcacattttgttatgtttagagtgtattaaaaatgtttccctAACCCTGTAGGCTGGAAAGGCAACATGCTTTTTTTGACCTCGAATTTTTGTCTCATTCCATCTTTTCCAGACACGAATGCAGAGCCTCCAGCCCGATCCCGCAGCCCGCTACAGAAATGTAATGGATGCTCTTCGCCGAATAGTAGCCACGGAGGGAGTCTGGCGGCCGATGAGAGGGCTCAACGTGACGGCAGTTGGGGCGGGACCTGCCCATGCCCTGTATTTCGCCAGCTATGAGAAACTAAAAAAGACTCTTAGTGATCTCATTCATCCAGGGGCAAACAGTCATTTGGCTAATGGTatcacaaacatacatacatgcattcaGAAAGTGTTTTGACCCCTTCACTtctttcacatgtttttatgttgaaGCCTAAAAGCCGGTTTATACTTCTGGGTTAGATCAACACTGCAGGTTTAGTGTGGCCTGGTACTTTATGCCGTAGCCTGAAAAACTAGAAATGTCATTACGCGTTGTGACGACAAAGAGCACAACAACTGGGATTAGTCTGCTCGGTAGTGCGTCCTATCCATGTCTCTCAGTGGCAATAACACAACACTCACCTTTCTCCTGCCTCATTCGGTTTAACAGTCATTCACATTATCTCCAtcgtcttttctcttttcagtaaCTCCGTTTTTAAGTAAAACTAACACTTGTTCCGTTTTATTAGCTACAACTCCAATGTGATCCACTCGCCTGTAATCGCCAGGGTTTGAagtacgcacacaaacacacacacacacaaagtggcaTAAAAGCCTGGCGGTTAACAAACGTTTTGGTGGTTTAATTATAGAgcgacacagacacaccaggGCACGAGTATAAATGCTCACAACGACGCAGAAGTATAAAGTCAGGCTTTATGctaaaattttaaaaagatcCATAACTCTACACTTAATAccccaaaacaaaaaagcaaaaactgaATTTAGCACATTTATCCAGCAAAACCAAGGTATTTAGACTATTGCTATGGTTTAACTTCAAATTAAGATGTGGTAAATCCAATTGATCGGACAAGTCATTATTCAAAAAGACACAACTGTCTCTGCAACCTTAGGGCAGCCCTTACACCTCGTGGCTTGGTTTTTTTGCTCCGATATTCATTATTAGGTCTTTGCACATTTCTGAAATGTGGTTTTTGCTTTGTCGTTTTGAGGTTTTCAGTGTGGACTGATGAGGGAAACAATGTAGTTTTAGCATGAGGCTGCAAAATAACAAGTTGTGAAAAAAGTGTACTTTCCAGATTTACCGTATAGACACAAAAATATGTATGGCTTTCTTAACACTATAGATAAGTTGGTACGTTGGACAGCTAAGCAATGCTGACTCTAATGACCCTAATCCCTGCACACAGCTGACGTGGCCTGATCAGTCTTGAAAACCCCTGGCAGGCCTACAAATTGGATAGAGCCTTTGAATAACTCCAGCTGTACACTAAAGAAGGCTAAGGGTCAGCTGTCAAATCTATTGCTGGATTTTGTGAAACAATTTGGGTCAAGTTTAGTAAAGCTATGACAAATAGAAAGATTCAGGCAAAGATTCAATTTTGAAACCTTGCGCTTAATCTTAATCTCTTGACTCTCTtgcttttcattcttttccAGTTAAGTAGGAGGCTGGGTAAGTCTTCTTTCTCCCATCTCATCTGCTCTATCCTCTGTAGGTCGTGTCTTTTAAAGCTCTTGGGTTTGGTTCAAATGGACTGACTTGTCCAGCAGGTGTCTCTCTTTGCTCAGGTTTGACCTGCTGCATTTGTTCTGGAGTGATCTCTAGTTTACACCTGTGCAGTTTCCTGACTAAGCACCAGTTCTGCTCtgatgatattgttttttttaaatgttatctgCAGCTATTAGGAGTAAGGCAGTGCAGGCTGTGACACGATGAGAGAGTCTCTTGCTCTTGCAAAATGCTTTTCTATTCTACTCTTTATTTTAGCCTCTGTTTTCTTTGCGTGTTCTTCACGATAATAATGTTTAGTAATTTCTGAGGCGTGTTTATTTCAGGAGCCGCTGGGTGTGTGGCAACGTTTCTTCATGATGCAGCCATGAACCCCACCGAAGGTAAGAGCAACTTTTTATGGTCCAATGCCATTTGAGCTcattatttctctctgctttccaTACAGAGATTTCAATAAAGAAACGTGCAGGTGTTATGCCTGGCCACCTTCACATGTTGGCCTTCTGAAGTCCAACATATTGTCTTTCACAGCTGCCTCTAGTCCAGCTGCCCTAACACGTCAGTAGAAGGACACTGGTCCAAGTCCTCGTGAGCAGCTGGTCGATGGGCTGCAGCTGTCTAAGCAGAAACTGTTTAAATGACGCACGGTATCTTTGTGTGTTCATCAAACCTGTATTAACACCACTGCAGGTTATAGTtaactaatgtttttttttttcttcttttatcttttccATCTCCGCACTGGCCAACCACGATCATCTATGGTCCTTTCCTCCATCGATACATCTACACACGTGTCCTCAGTTGTGAAGCAGCGCATGCAGATGTATAATTCACCATACCGCGGCGTGTCGGACTGTATACGCGCTGTATGGCAGAAAGAGGGCCCTGCTGCTTTCTACCGCAGTTACACCACCCAGCTCACCATGAACGTGCCCTTCCAGGCGCTCCACTTCATGACCTACGAGTACCTACAGGAGCTGCTCAACCCCCACAGACAATACAATCCCTCATCCCACATGTTGTCGGGAGCTTTGGCCGGAGCCATCGCAGCTGCGGCCACGACACCGCTAGACGTCTGCAAGACCCTGCTCAACACCCAGGAGTCTCTCACCCTCAGCTGCCTGTCCTCGAGCCAAGGCCCCGGCAAGGGCCAAGGCCAAGGAGCCCACAGACAGATCTCAGGCCTTGCCCACGCCTTCCGGACAGTGTATAGGTTGGGCGGCCTGAAGGGCTTCTTCAAAGGGGTCCAGGCAAGGGTGATTTACCAGGTGCCCTCCACAGCCATCAGCTGGTCGGTGTACGAGTTCTTCAAATATGGACTCACCAAGCACCAGCACAACAAGAGGAGAGTGCCGCACAAGGAGGCTGAGATGTAGAGACCTCCTCTCAACATCGCTCTGCCCTCCCTGTGAGGAGACACTTCAATACGCACATATAGAATCTGACCTAAAGTCCACCTCAGATGTCCCATCCCTTTCAGACATAGCAGATAAGAAAGACAGCTCGAGTAGGCATATTACTGCTGCGACTTTTAGAGACTAGGTATGGTTTGACTCACAGCCATTCTAGAGGCCAATACGTTTGTCCAAGCCAAGGATAAATGTGAAGAACGCACAAGTTTTCATTTAGAAAGGTAGTCAGCAGAGGGCAGTAGAGTTTCTTTGTATGTTACAGTAGTTTACAAAACGTTGGTATAggaccagattttttttcacatccATTCAAAGTTTGAGTTTGGAAAGCCCAGATCCCAATCTTTTTTCCACTTCTTTATCTGAAATAAGTTATTGATTTGTTCCAAATTCAAAGTTTTTCAGCCATTTAGAATTAATAGAAAACTGACCCAGCTGAGAACTTTTGTCGCTAAATTTCCTCAGATACCTTTATAGAAATTAAGAGGAGCCCTTCTCACATTGGCAAGTCAGACCATCTTTTATACCCTAATAATTGAACCGGTCTATTTGAAATGTAGTCCAATAGAATTTGACGATTCCATAGATTAACTAAAAGACCATAGTTCAGATTTTGGTGACATTTTTGTTTGGCTATtggcagtttaaaaaaaagacgagGTATGTTTGGTTTGTCATGTCCCGCAGCTGGAGGGGCGGTGCCAATTGCGttaaacaaatattcaaattttcagTAGCTCTAAGGTTTCtgaagtgtgtgtaatttatttttaattacttAACTACttaattgaattttatttccagcaaatatatgatttaaattagttttctcCATTCATGTGTTCATTCAACTCCTGGATCATCCACTCATCTTTAGTCCTGTGCACCTGTTTGGCAGATCAGATCAGGGCAGCGTTAAGAGGGCGTGTCTGTCCATTAACTGTAGCTGTGAGCCTGTTCTCAGCTTGTAAACTACTGAGTTTCAATATCTTGCTTGACCGCAAAGGTTGTGTACAATGTACTGTGTCCGAAAGAAGAATTTAACCCCGGATTTTATGGAGGTCAGTATCTCATAAGATATGTATCTGTACACATAAATGGAAGCTGTCATTCTTAATGATTGATGTCTGATTGTCTCAGACACTGAATTGCACTCGATGAATAAAGACTGAGCAGCAGGGCACGCATTACTCTCTGCTCATAAATGATGGGAGCTGTCTTTTGATTTCCTTAAAAGTCTCCGAATGCTTTGTGTGAAGATGAATAGAAGATTCTTACACACTGCCGTTTTATCTAGTTGTGTTTTCAAGGATTTTTCTGTTTGGTCCCTAGTAAacaaatggatggatgaaatgGAGACGGTGCCCTAATCCACATCTGGAAGACACATGGTgagtttgtgtatgttttcaggtatttattttcagtttgaggCAGGTACAGTTGTTTAGTCTCCAACACAGGTGCAGGTTTCAACTTTGACCCAcgacagtgaaaacacaatttgaacTTGCCTGCATTCAAACAGTAAGGAGAGAGCCGCTCCGCACATGATGCAGGATGCACTTTTAAGTTTGATAACCAGAAAAGGCAAAAGTGGAATTTGGTATGGAGGTGAAATAGATTACATGTTGAAAATATTAGTGCTGAAGAAGTTTAAAGTATAAGAGATAACAAGCCAAACATAGAATTACATCCGTGCAAATTAAGATAAATGTTGACTGTGTCACTTTAAAAATAGACATTTCATACATGGGTTGATTACCATATTTAGCAACAAAATCAAAATTTCACGCTAGGACTTCAGATTTGTCTGTAATTTGCATGaaattctttgtctttcagttCATAAAAAAGGTTCTTCATCCCTTAATGTTTTCCTATGTGTTGGAACAATGTCTTTCTTTACGTCAGGTCTGTTGACATGTTCAGATCTTCATTGTTTCTGGGAGACTCCATgtaaacaccaaaaaaaaatcctctggtTAGAATCTGTGTGCCCTTCAGACAGATCATAGTGAAGAGTGACAGCTCcccgcacccacacacacacagagccaagTGAGACACCTGTTCAAACAGGGGGTGTTAATGAACTGTCTCTGTCGCTCACTATCTCTACATGCATGTAGACATTATGTGTGGCCTCATAGTTTATGCTGTTAGaatggtgtgtgtctgtgtgtgctgcttaACCAGCTACAGCTTGCCTACCAAGTCTGAATGTATCTAGAGATGAATGTCATGACAGACTGACTAACATAGGTATGGGTTGAGAAGGCACGTGTGgaattattgtaaaaaaaaatgagtgTCTGTCATGTGGGAGAGTCTGCTCCAAATCTCAGCAGTTTGAGAAGAGTGAACTATTTAGTCTGGTCACTTGCTCCGATTCTTTCATTCTGTTCATGTaagtgtacatgtgtgtctgtgtgcacatcctgaagataaagagaaag encodes the following:
- the slc25a28 gene encoding mitoferrin-2 produces the protein MEADGFVRRRRMTAETTGGDPGVAGASAGAEVRWLGGRFWGVSESIVGSLTPRIGGETELQAVEFIRSAQDAETEDTEPDYEGLPQGASTSTHMLAGAVAGIMEHCLMFPIDCVKTRMQSLQPDPAARYRNVMDALRRIVATEGVWRPMRGLNVTAVGAGPAHALYFASYEKLKKTLSDLIHPGANSHLANGAAGCVATFLHDAAMNPTEVVKQRMQMYNSPYRGVSDCIRAVWQKEGPAAFYRSYTTQLTMNVPFQALHFMTYEYLQELLNPHRQYNPSSHMLSGALAGAIAAAATTPLDVCKTLLNTQESLTLSCLSSSQGPGKGQGQGAHRQISGLAHAFRTVYRLGGLKGFFKGVQARVIYQVPSTAISWSVYEFFKYGLTKHQHNKRRVPHKEAEM